Proteins from one Bacteroides zhangwenhongii genomic window:
- a CDS encoding glycosyltransferase family 2 protein, protein MTDNHRTDISFITICYNGFKDTCELIESLQEKLHSVTYEIIVVDNASREDEAAKISRLYPSVIAIRSEINGGFSGGNNIGIRAARGKYLFFINNDTYIESDAISCLVERLESRPEIGGVSPKIRFAFPPQHIQFAGFTPLSRITLRNNMLGFGCPDDGKYDTPHPTPYLHGAAMMIKREVIGKAGMMPEIFFLYYEELDWSTSMTRAGYELWYEPRCTVFHKESQSTGQLSQLRTYYLTRNRLLYARRNLRGAARLGSVLYQSTVAALKNGLLYALKGRFDLFLAVCKGVNSGLILPSANKETKEQKNEYYEHH, encoded by the coding sequence ATGACAGACAACCACCGGACGGACATATCATTTATCACAATCTGCTACAATGGTTTCAAAGACACTTGCGAGCTGATAGAATCGTTACAGGAGAAACTGCATTCCGTAACCTACGAGATCATTGTGGTAGACAACGCCTCGCGTGAGGACGAGGCTGCCAAGATATCCAGACTATACCCCTCAGTCATCGCCATCCGCAGCGAGATAAACGGAGGATTCTCCGGCGGCAATAACATCGGGATCCGTGCGGCAAGAGGGAAATACCTCTTCTTCATTAACAACGACACCTATATCGAGTCAGACGCAATCTCCTGCCTGGTGGAACGGCTGGAAAGCCGTCCCGAAATCGGAGGCGTATCGCCGAAAATACGTTTCGCTTTCCCGCCGCAGCACATACAGTTCGCAGGTTTCACCCCCTTGTCGCGAATCACGTTACGTAACAATATGTTGGGGTTCGGCTGTCCCGATGACGGAAAATACGACACTCCCCACCCCACTCCCTACCTGCATGGCGCAGCCATGATGATAAAACGTGAGGTGATCGGGAAAGCGGGGATGATGCCTGAGATCTTTTTCCTGTACTACGAAGAGCTGGACTGGAGCACAAGCATGACACGTGCCGGCTACGAGCTATGGTACGAGCCCCGCTGCACGGTCTTCCACAAAGAAAGCCAGAGTACCGGACAACTCAGCCAGCTGCGTACCTATTACCTGACCCGCAACCGCCTGCTCTACGCCCGCCGCAACCTGAGGGGAGCCGCACGTCTGGGCTCCGTGCTCTATCAAAGCACTGTAGCAGCCTTGAAGAACGGTCTGCTCTATGCTTTAAAAGGACGCTTCGATCTCTTCCTGGCCGTCTGCAAAGGCGTCAATTCAGGACTGATCCTTCCGTCGGCCAACAAAGAAACAAAAGAACAAAAAAACGAATACTATGAACATCATTGA
- a CDS encoding O-antigen ligase family protein has product MTNRNTTFHILLAAQFALIAVSMLVNVKTGLFSMVLILLLTVICLIQLSNDKSTEWKRGQNLMTWLFIVWLLYYLMEIMNPNNVLEAWNINITPYVLIPLICAFVVPVVIRTKKDIELLLIVWSVFVIIFTLKGYWQKNHGFSAKDLYFLYALGGARTHIIWSGIRYFSCFSDAANYGVHSAMAAVTFSISAFFVDSRWKRIYFLFTALCGIYGMGISGTRSAMGVLMGGMLMITIIAKNWKALLGGIFISISIFVFFYYTNIGSGNQYIYKMRSSFHPTEDASYLVRVENRQRMKELMARKPIGYGIGLSKAGNFNSKEQMPYPPDSWLIAVWVETGIVGLILYLAIHGVLFAWCSWILMFKVRNKNLRGLIAAWLCMNAGFFIAAYVNDVMQYPNQLTVYTGFALCLAAPYIDKHISEEPEESEKQELHLIKGPNE; this is encoded by the coding sequence ATGACGAATAGGAACACTACTTTCCATATCCTGCTTGCCGCACAATTCGCGCTAATAGCGGTAAGTATGCTTGTAAACGTCAAGACAGGGCTGTTCTCAATGGTTCTCATCTTGTTGCTCACCGTTATTTGCCTGATACAGCTCAGCAACGACAAGTCCACCGAATGGAAGCGCGGGCAAAACCTCATGACCTGGCTGTTCATCGTCTGGCTGCTATATTATCTGATGGAGATAATGAACCCCAACAACGTGTTGGAGGCATGGAACATCAACATCACGCCCTACGTGCTCATTCCCCTGATATGCGCATTCGTCGTTCCGGTCGTCATACGTACCAAGAAAGACATAGAACTGCTATTGATCGTATGGTCCGTGTTCGTCATCATCTTCACCCTCAAGGGATACTGGCAGAAAAACCACGGTTTCAGCGCCAAAGACCTTTACTTCCTGTACGCTCTCGGCGGCGCGCGCACCCACATCATCTGGTCGGGCATACGTTACTTCTCCTGCTTCTCGGACGCGGCAAACTACGGTGTGCACTCAGCGATGGCAGCCGTCACCTTCTCCATCTCCGCATTCTTTGTCGACTCCAGATGGAAGCGCATCTATTTCCTTTTTACAGCCTTGTGCGGTATCTACGGCATGGGTATTTCCGGAACCCGTTCCGCTATGGGAGTGCTTATGGGCGGCATGCTGATGATTACTATCATAGCCAAAAACTGGAAAGCGTTACTAGGGGGAATATTCATATCTATCAGCATTTTCGTATTTTTCTATTACACCAATATCGGGAGCGGAAACCAATACATCTATAAGATGCGTTCCTCCTTCCATCCCACCGAAGACGCCTCCTACCTCGTGCGTGTGGAAAACCGCCAGCGGATGAAGGAACTGATGGCAAGGAAACCGATAGGCTACGGGATAGGACTGTCCAAGGCCGGCAACTTCAACTCCAAAGAACAAATGCCCTACCCTCCCGACTCGTGGCTGATTGCCGTCTGGGTAGAAACCGGCATAGTCGGTCTCATCCTCTACCTCGCCATTCACGGTGTCCTTTTCGCCTGGTGCTCATGGATACTGATGTTCAAGGTGCGTAACAAAAACCTGCGGGGACTGATAGCAGCCTGGCTTTGCATGAATGCGGGATTCTTCATTGCCGCCTACGTCAACGACGTGATGCAATATCCCAACCAACTGACTGTATACACAGGCTTCGCCCTCTGCCTCGCCGCACCTTATATAGACAAACACATCAGTGAGGAGCCAGAGGAAAGTGAGAAACAAGAACTGCACCTGATTAAAGGACCAAACGAATAA
- a CDS encoding GumC family protein codes for MNFIISIIRTLFRHRWLILIGTTLFTLLVIYYTRHMRGGYDVKATLYTGVASGYNLESDKRTDWATVQNSMDNLISIMQAESTLKRVSLRLFARILIKGNPEKENDGITPSSYNYTYNHLKNSPPGDEILKLIDKSSEDKTVANLEAYMRPHRDNYIYGLFYYSHPYYSYGALKNVKVQRRLTSDLLDISYTSGDPGIAYNTVSILMHEFVEEYRRIRYGETDKVIKYFEEELKRIGKQLKAEEEDLTKYNVQKRIINYLDETKEIAAISKEYELREQDALFAFNSTSSMLKELERHMDSNAKQVLKNMEFVDKLREASNITGKISEAEAMTDSNKKDPHSLEGDKKRLNELKQELNELTTSYVGHKYTKEGASRTNIIDQWLEQTLLYEKAKAELKIVQSARRDLNNRYVFFAPVGTTIKQKERSINFTERSYLTVLQSYNEALLRKKNLEMTSATLKVLNEPTYPIGANSTNRKQIVIAACVAIFVIIIALLVLVELLDRTLRDASRTLRVTGYKVIGAVPSLSTARYGGLTKTYVQLSVRELTNSLLRFLTKRKSPGVFIINLFSTSEDSGEDIIGTLICGFMQSRKLNTKFICYDKDFDTASTQYLLARSVTDFYTPQGEDVLIVAYPPLSKSSISSALLHDANANILVTPADRGWKTIDKQLCEQLMLQLGKSSVPFRICLTNASREAAEDFTGQLPPYTLLRRISYHFSQLSLTEKIIFNLRRKAKEAEDEDDDE; via the coding sequence ATGAATTTCATCATTTCCATCATACGGACCCTATTTCGGCATCGTTGGCTGATACTGATAGGGACCACTCTCTTCACATTACTGGTCATTTATTACACACGCCATATGCGAGGCGGGTATGATGTGAAAGCAACCCTTTACACGGGAGTCGCTTCGGGCTACAACCTCGAAAGTGACAAACGCACCGATTGGGCAACCGTGCAGAACTCCATGGACAACCTCATCAGTATCATGCAGGCCGAAAGTACGCTGAAAAGAGTCAGCCTGCGATTGTTCGCCCGCATACTGATCAAAGGGAATCCGGAAAAAGAGAACGACGGAATCACCCCTTCCAGCTACAACTACACATACAACCATCTGAAAAACAGCCCTCCGGGAGACGAGATACTGAAACTGATCGACAAATCGAGCGAAGACAAGACAGTAGCCAATCTGGAAGCATATATGCGTCCGCATAGAGACAATTACATCTACGGGCTCTTTTATTATTCCCATCCCTATTACAGCTACGGTGCTCTGAAAAATGTAAAGGTACAGCGCCGCCTCACCAGTGACCTGCTGGACATCAGCTATACTTCCGGTGATCCGGGTATCGCCTACAACACCGTAAGTATCCTGATGCACGAGTTTGTCGAGGAATACCGCCGTATCCGTTACGGAGAGACGGACAAAGTGATCAAGTATTTCGAAGAAGAGCTGAAACGTATCGGAAAGCAACTGAAAGCGGAAGAAGAAGACCTGACGAAGTATAATGTACAAAAACGCATTATCAACTACCTCGACGAGACTAAGGAAATAGCCGCCATCAGCAAGGAATACGAGCTGAGAGAACAAGATGCGCTTTTCGCGTTCAACAGTACCTCATCCATGCTCAAAGAGTTGGAAAGACACATGGACAGCAATGCCAAGCAGGTACTGAAAAACATGGAGTTCGTAGACAAGCTGCGCGAAGCCTCCAACATCACCGGCAAGATATCGGAAGCCGAAGCGATGACCGATTCCAACAAGAAAGACCCCCATTCGCTGGAAGGAGACAAAAAGCGGTTGAACGAGCTTAAACAAGAACTGAACGAGTTGACTACCTCATACGTAGGTCACAAATATACCAAAGAAGGCGCGTCGCGCACCAATATCATCGACCAATGGCTGGAACAGACATTGCTCTACGAGAAGGCGAAAGCCGAACTGAAAATCGTACAAAGCGCCCGTCGCGACTTGAACAACCGTTACGTATTCTTCGCTCCTGTAGGTACCACCATCAAGCAGAAAGAACGTAGCATAAACTTCACGGAACGCAGCTACCTGACCGTCCTGCAAAGTTACAACGAAGCTTTATTGAGGAAAAAGAACCTGGAGATGACCTCCGCCACGCTGAAAGTCCTCAATGAGCCAACCTATCCGATCGGAGCCAACTCAACCAACCGGAAACAGATCGTCATAGCCGCCTGTGTCGCCATCTTCGTGATTATCATAGCTTTGCTGGTATTGGTAGAATTGCTTGACAGAACACTGCGCGACGCCAGCCGCACCCTGCGGGTGACGGGATATAAGGTGATAGGCGCCGTTCCCAGCCTCTCGACCGCCCGCTACGGAGGACTGACCAAAACGTACGTACAACTTTCCGTAAGGGAGCTGACCAACTCCCTGCTCCGCTTCCTGACCAAGCGGAAATCCCCCGGCGTGTTCATCATCAACCTGTTCAGCACCAGCGAGGATTCCGGAGAAGACATAATCGGGACACTGATCTGCGGGTTCATGCAAAGCCGCAAACTGAACACGAAGTTCATCTGCTACGATAAAGACTTCGATACCGCGTCCACCCAATACCTGCTTGCAAGGAGCGTCACGGACTTCTATACGCCGCAAGGAGAAGACGTGCTGATCGTCGCCTATCCGCCTCTGTCAAAGAGCAGCATATCGAGTGCCCTGTTGCACGACGCCAACGCCAACATACTAGTGACTCCGGCCGATCGCGGATGGAAAACGATAGACAAGCAACTATGCGAGCAGCTCATGTTGCAGTTGGGCAAGAGCAGTGTGCCTTTCCGTATCTGCCTGACCAACGCCAGCCGTGAAGCCGCCGAAGACTTCACCGGACAGTTGCCGCCATATACCCTGTTGCGCAGGATCAGCTATCATTTCAGCCAGTTGTCATTGACAGAAAAGATCATATTCAACCTCAGAAGAAAAGCAAAGGAAGCAGAAGACGAGGACGATGACGAATAG
- a CDS encoding TolC family protein, whose product MKRIIYICLGLLLLFTSNTPIVAQEVSDYTQLSEEDYSNITLPPLSVLFENAKDNPIYEMADVKAAVERKLLAKEKRAFLGFFSLRGSYQYGTFGNESTYTDVYVEPYPTYSTQAQNGYTVGAGVSIPLDDLFDLKARVSRQKLNLKSAELEREIKYDEIKKNIIEMYAMATSQMKVLQMRSEGLVLANVQYEISEKNFANGTIESTDLATDKERQSQAREAYEKSKFELTKSLMILEIISRTPIIRK is encoded by the coding sequence ATGAAACGAATTATATATATCTGTTTAGGATTACTCCTTTTATTCACCTCCAACACACCGATCGTTGCGCAAGAGGTCAGTGATTATACTCAATTAAGCGAAGAAGATTACAGCAATATCACTCTTCCCCCACTCTCCGTCCTGTTTGAGAACGCCAAAGACAACCCCATCTATGAGATGGCAGATGTCAAAGCGGCGGTAGAGCGCAAACTGCTGGCGAAAGAAAAGCGTGCATTTCTCGGATTCTTCAGTCTGCGGGGAAGCTACCAATACGGTACTTTCGGCAATGAATCCACCTATACAGACGTTTACGTAGAGCCATACCCCACCTACTCCACCCAAGCCCAGAACGGATATACGGTAGGAGCGGGAGTCAGCATCCCATTGGACGACCTGTTTGACCTCAAGGCGCGTGTCAGTCGTCAGAAGCTCAATCTGAAGAGCGCGGAGCTTGAGCGGGAAATCAAATACGATGAGATCAAGAAGAACATAATCGAGATGTACGCGATGGCTACATCACAGATGAAAGTCCTTCAGATGCGAAGCGAGGGTCTGGTGCTGGCGAACGTGCAATATGAGATTTCCGAAAAGAATTTTGCTAACGGAACCATCGAATCCACCGACTTGGCGACAGACAAGGAAAGGCAGTCGCAAGCCCGTGAAGCATACGAAAAGAGCAAGTTCGAGTTAACCAAGAGTCTCATGATACTTGAAATTATTTCACGCACGCCCATTATACGAAAATAA
- a CDS encoding BamA/TamA family outer membrane protein, whose amino-acid sequence MKKYIIGIWMALLPIGVMLAQTDSTRTVKDTKRELRRQRVAKRNLHYNILGGPSYTPDFGFLVGGSALMTFRMNPSDTTQRRSVVPMSIALIFNGGLNLMTKPQLFFKGDRFRIFGTFSYKNTIENFYGIGYGTNKDYPRGEDTSEYRYSGIQVNPWFLFRLGESDFFAGPQVDLNYDKITKPAAGMVEQPSYIEAGGTEHGYTNFSSGLGFLLTYDTRDVPANAYRGTYLDFRGMMYSKAFGGDDNFYRLEIDYRQYKTVGKRKVLAWTVQSKNAFGDVPLTKYVLSGTPFDLRGYYMGQFRDKSSHVMMAEYRQMINTDKSTWIKKMLNHIGYVAWGGCGFMGPTPGKIEGVLPNLGVGLRIEVQPRMNVRLDLGRDMVNKQNLFYFNMTEAF is encoded by the coding sequence ATGAAGAAATATATAATAGGTATATGGATGGCATTGTTGCCCATCGGTGTCATGCTGGCTCAGACAGACAGTACAAGGACGGTAAAAGATACCAAACGCGAGTTACGTCGCCAGCGTGTGGCGAAGCGGAATTTACATTACAACATTCTGGGAGGTCCCAGCTACACACCCGATTTCGGTTTTCTGGTGGGCGGTAGCGCGTTGATGACGTTCCGGATGAATCCGAGCGACACCACCCAGAGACGTTCCGTCGTACCCATGTCCATCGCGTTGATATTCAACGGAGGGCTCAATCTCATGACAAAGCCGCAACTCTTCTTCAAAGGCGACCGTTTCCGCATATTCGGCACTTTCTCCTACAAAAACACCATCGAAAACTTCTACGGTATCGGATATGGCACCAACAAGGACTATCCGCGAGGGGAAGATACGAGTGAATACCGGTATAGCGGTATTCAGGTGAATCCGTGGTTTCTGTTCCGGTTGGGGGAAAGCGATTTCTTCGCAGGTCCCCAGGTTGACTTGAACTACGACAAGATTACCAAACCGGCGGCGGGAATGGTCGAGCAACCGTCGTATATCGAGGCAGGCGGCACGGAACATGGATACACCAATTTCAGTTCGGGACTCGGATTCCTGCTGACCTACGACACACGCGATGTGCCTGCCAATGCCTATCGGGGCACTTACCTCGATTTTCGGGGGATGATGTACAGCAAAGCTTTCGGAGGTGACGATAATTTTTACCGTCTGGAGATAGACTACCGTCAATACAAAACGGTAGGAAAGCGGAAAGTTCTCGCCTGGACCGTGCAGAGCAAAAACGCATTCGGAGACGTCCCTTTGACGAAATATGTATTGAGCGGAACCCCTTTCGACCTTCGCGGCTATTACATGGGACAGTTCCGCGACAAGTCCTCTCATGTAATGATGGCTGAATACCGCCAGATGATAAATACAGACAAAAGCACATGGATCAAAAAGATGTTGAACCACATAGGATATGTGGCTTGGGGAGGCTGCGGATTCATGGGACCCACACCGGGAAAGATAGAAGGCGTCCTGCCTAATCTCGGAGTCGGCCTGCGCATAGAAGTCCAGCCCCGCATGAACGTACGTCTCGACTTGGGAAGAGACATGGTGAACAAGCAGAATTTGTTCTATTTCAACATGACGGAAGCCTTCTAG
- a CDS encoding Na(+)-translocating NADH-quinone reductase subunit A: MANVIKLRKGLDINLKGKAAETYTTVKEPGFYALVPDDFPGVTPKVVVKEQEYVMAGGPLFIDKYHPEIKFVSPVSGVVTSVERGARRKVLNIVVEAATEQDYEEFGKKNVATMDAEAVKNALLEAGLFAFIRQRPYDIIADPTVTPKGIFVSAFDTNPLAPDFEFALKGEEANFQTGLDALAKLAKTYLSISVKQNAAALTQAKNVTITAFDGPNPAGNVGVQINHLDPVSKGETVWTIDPQAVIFIGRLFNTGRVDFTRTVAVTGSEVLKPAYCKLQVGALLTNVFAGNVTKDKDLRYISGNVLTGKQVSPNGFLGAFHSQLTVIPEGDDIHEMLGWIMPRFNQFSANRSYFSWLMGKKEYTLDARVKGGERHMIMSGEYDKVFPMDILPEYLIKAIIAGDIDRMEALGIYEVAPEDFALCEFVCSSKMELQRIVRAGLDMLRAEMA, from the coding sequence ATGGCAAATGTAATAAAGTTACGCAAAGGCCTTGACATAAACCTGAAAGGTAAAGCTGCTGAAACGTACACAACAGTGAAGGAGCCGGGTTTTTACGCCCTCGTGCCCGATGATTTTCCTGGTGTGACACCGAAGGTGGTCGTAAAGGAACAGGAATATGTGATGGCCGGTGGACCCTTGTTTATCGACAAGTATCATCCTGAAATTAAATTTGTTTCGCCCGTGAGCGGCGTAGTGACGAGTGTAGAGCGTGGAGCTCGTCGTAAGGTGTTGAACATCGTGGTAGAAGCTGCTACTGAGCAGGACTACGAGGAATTTGGCAAGAAGAATGTGGCAACGATGGATGCGGAGGCTGTAAAGAACGCTTTGCTGGAAGCCGGTCTTTTCGCATTTATCAGACAACGTCCTTATGACATTATCGCAGATCCGACGGTGACTCCGAAAGGTATCTTCGTTTCTGCTTTCGATACCAACCCGTTGGCACCCGATTTTGAGTTTGCGCTGAAAGGCGAAGAAGCAAATTTCCAGACAGGACTCGATGCGCTCGCCAAACTGGCAAAAACTTATCTGAGTATCAGTGTAAAACAGAATGCTGCCGCTCTGACGCAGGCCAAGAACGTTACAATCACCGCATTCGACGGACCGAACCCCGCCGGTAACGTGGGTGTTCAGATCAACCATCTCGACCCTGTCTCTAAGGGAGAAACGGTATGGACTATTGATCCGCAAGCTGTTATCTTCATCGGCCGTCTTTTCAATACCGGTCGTGTGGATTTCACCCGTACGGTGGCCGTGACAGGTTCCGAAGTGCTGAAACCTGCTTACTGCAAACTTCAGGTAGGGGCGCTGCTCACCAACGTGTTTGCCGGCAATGTCACTAAGGACAAGGACTTGCGCTATATCAGCGGTAATGTGCTGACTGGAAAGCAGGTGTCTCCGAACGGATTCCTGGGAGCGTTCCACAGCCAGTTGACGGTGATTCCCGAAGGGGATGATATTCATGAAATGCTCGGATGGATCATGCCGCGTTTCAATCAGTTCAGCGCCAACCGCTCATATTTCAGTTGGCTGATGGGCAAAAAGGAGTATACATTGGATGCCCGCGTGAAAGGTGGCGAACGCCACATGATCATGTCCGGTGAGTACGACAAGGTATTCCCGATGGATATCCTGCCCGAATATCTGATTAAGGCTATCATCGCCGGTGATATCGACCGTATGGAAGCGCTTGGTATCTACGAAGTCGCACCCGAAGATTTCGCTCTCTGCGAATTCGTCTGCTCTTCGAAGATGGAGCTGCAACGCATCGTTCGTGCCGGACTCGATATGCTGCGAGCTGAAATGGCATAA
- a CDS encoding NADH:ubiquinone reductase (Na(+)-transporting) subunit B: MKALRNYLDKIKPNFEEGGKFHAFQSVFDGFETFLFVPSKTAKTGTHIHDAIDSKRIMSIVVISLIPALLFGMYNVGYQHFTHTGATGSFFEMFIYGFLAVLPKIIVSYVVGLGIEFVVAQWKKEEIQEGFLVSGILIPMIVPVDCPLWILAVATAFSVIFAKEVFGGTGMNIFNVALITRAFLFFAYPTKMSGDAVWVSGDSIFGLGQTVDGLTVATPLGVAATTGAAPAFNMDMVIGLIPGSIGETSVIAILIGAVILLWTGVASWKTMISVFVGGAFMAWVFNAIGMEGNAMANMPWYEHLVLGGFCFGAVFMATDPVTSARTEKGKYIFGFLIGVMAVVIRVLNPGYPEGMMLAILLMNIFAPLIDYCVVQGNISRREKRAIKSNQ, encoded by the coding sequence ATGAAAGCGTTAAGAAATTATCTCGATAAGATAAAGCCGAACTTTGAAGAAGGCGGCAAATTCCACGCATTCCAGTCGGTGTTCGACGGCTTCGAAACATTCCTGTTCGTGCCCAGCAAGACTGCGAAAACGGGAACGCACATACACGACGCAATCGATAGCAAACGCATCATGTCGATTGTGGTTATTTCGTTGATACCGGCTCTCTTGTTCGGTATGTACAACGTAGGTTATCAGCATTTCACTCACACGGGCGCTACCGGTAGTTTCTTTGAGATGTTTATCTACGGATTCCTGGCAGTGTTGCCGAAAATTATCGTATCATACGTGGTAGGTCTGGGTATTGAGTTCGTTGTGGCTCAATGGAAGAAGGAGGAGATTCAGGAAGGATTCCTCGTTTCCGGTATCCTGATCCCGATGATCGTTCCGGTGGACTGTCCGCTGTGGATTCTTGCCGTAGCTACCGCATTCTCTGTGATCTTCGCAAAAGAGGTTTTCGGCGGTACAGGTATGAATATCTTTAATGTGGCATTGATCACTCGCGCATTCCTGTTCTTCGCATATCCGACCAAGATGTCCGGTGATGCCGTTTGGGTATCGGGCGACAGTATCTTCGGTTTGGGACAGACGGTGGACGGATTGACGGTTGCCACTCCGCTCGGTGTGGCCGCCACGACAGGCGCTGCTCCCGCGTTCAATATGGATATGGTGATCGGTCTGATTCCCGGTTCTATCGGCGAGACGAGCGTGATCGCTATCTTGATCGGCGCCGTTATCCTTCTGTGGACAGGCGTGGCAAGCTGGAAAACTATGATTTCCGTATTTGTAGGTGGCGCGTTCATGGCATGGGTATTCAACGCGATCGGCATGGAAGGCAATGCTATGGCAAATATGCCGTGGTACGAACATCTTGTGCTCGGCGGTTTCTGTTTCGGCGCCGTATTTATGGCTACCGACCCCGTAACGTCCGCACGTACTGAAAAAGGCAAGTATATCTTCGGATTCCTCATCGGTGTGATGGCTGTTGTCATCCGTGTGCTGAATCCGGGTTATCCGGAAGGTATGATGCTCGCCATCCTGTTGATGAACATCTTCGCTCCGTTGATCGACTACTGTGTGGTACAGGGCAATATCAGCCGTCGTGAAAAACGTGCTATCAAGTCTAACCAATAA
- a CDS encoding Na(+)-translocating NADH-quinone reductase subunit C produces MNTNSNSYTIIYASVMVIIVAFLLAFVSSSLKATQDKNVQLDTKKQILAALNIKNVEDADAEYKKYVKGDMLMNVDGTLTENTGDFVTNYEKEAKEENRLHVFVCEVDGQTKYVVPVYGAGLWGAIWGYVALNEDKDTVYGTYFSHASETPGLGAEIATDWFQQSFVGKKTLENGAVALGVVKHGKVEKADYQVDGISGGTITSVGVDTMLKECLKEYVNFLTK; encoded by the coding sequence ATGAATACAAATAGTAACAGTTATACTATCATTTATGCTTCGGTAATGGTTATTATCGTTGCATTCCTTCTGGCATTCGTCAGCTCTTCGCTGAAAGCTACGCAAGACAAGAATGTACAGTTGGATACGAAGAAGCAGATTCTTGCCGCATTGAATATTAAGAATGTGGAGGATGCGGATGCTGAATATAAGAAATATGTGAAAGGCGATATGCTGATGAACGTTGACGGTACGTTGACTGAAAACACCGGAGACTTCGTTACGAACTACGAGAAAGAAGCAAAAGAGGAGAATCGTCTTCATGTGTTTGTCTGCGAAGTGGACGGACAGACGAAATATGTAGTTCCTGTTTACGGTGCAGGTCTTTGGGGTGCTATCTGGGGATATGTTGCACTGAATGAGGATAAGGATACTGTATACGGTACTTACTTCTCTCACGCGAGTGAGACTCCGGGTCTGGGCGCTGAGATCGCTACCGACTGGTTCCAACAATCGTTTGTCGGCAAAAAGACGCTGGAAAATGGTGCGGTCGCTTTGGGAGTCGTGAAACACGGCAAGGTAGAGAAAGCTGACTATCAGGTGGACGGTATCTCCGGTGGTACAATCACTTCGGTAGGTGTGGACACTATGCTGAAAGAGTGTTTGAAAGAGTACGTGAATTTTTTAACTAAATAA
- a CDS encoding NADH:ubiquinone reductase (Na(+)-transporting) subunit D, translating to MGQLFSKKNKEVFSAPLGIDNPVTVQVLGICSALAVTAKLEPAIVMGLSVTVITAFSNVVISLLRKTIPNRIRIIVQLVVVAALVTIVSEVLKAFAYDVSVQLSVYVGLIITNCILMGRLEAFAMQNGPWESFLDGVGNGLGYAKILVIVAFFRELLGSGTLLGFNILNYEPIQKIGYVNNGLMLMPPMALIIVACVIWYQRSRHKELQEESN from the coding sequence ATGGGACAATTGTTTTCAAAGAAGAATAAAGAAGTATTCTCTGCTCCGTTGGGAATAGATAACCCGGTGACCGTACAGGTGCTCGGTATCTGTTCCGCACTTGCCGTTACCGCAAAACTGGAGCCTGCTATCGTGATGGGACTTTCGGTTACGGTTATTACAGCGTTTTCTAACGTGGTGATTTCATTGTTGCGCAAAACCATTCCTAACCGTATCCGTATCATCGTTCAGTTGGTTGTGGTAGCTGCGTTGGTGACTATCGTAAGTGAGGTTCTGAAAGCGTTTGCATACGATGTAAGCGTGCAGCTTTCTGTATATGTAGGTCTGATCATTACCAACTGTATCCTGATGGGACGCCTGGAAGCATTTGCCATGCAGAACGGTCCTTGGGAATCTTTCCTGGATGGTGTAGGTAACGGATTGGGTTACGCCAAGATTCTTGTTATCGTCGCGTTCTTCCGCGAACTGCTGGGTTCGGGAACATTGCTCGGTTTCAACATCTTGAACTACGAGCCTATTCAGAAAATCGGATACGTGAACAACGGTCTGATGTTGATGCCTCCGATGGCGCTGATTATCGTCGCTTGCGTTATCTGGTACCAACGTTCACGTCACAAAGAACTGCAGGAAGAAAGTAATTAA